atctcaaaaacaaacaaacaaaaacgtcTAAGTTTTCTATCATTTATACTACCATTGTCAGGAAAAAATTTGTATTAGTTTTTAAAGTAATGAGTATATGATGGGATTTCATCACCAGGTGACGTCTTGTCTTGACCCAGTAATGAGTTCCCAGAGCACTGCAGGTAAAATCAGAGTGGGTGTCAGTGGCCTTTGACCCAGGCTCACCTTCGAATGAGCTGCAGAGCTTCAGAAACACACCAGTGCCCAGCCCTAAGCACAGAAGTTGAGCTGATTGATCTGTGGCCCAGCAATGGGTAGTTCTTGCAGCTCCCCAGGTGGTTGTCTTGGCAGCTGTGGTGAAAACCAATAGCTTCCTCCACCTTCAGGTCTCCATTAAGGGTGGGCCTTGCCCTTCACCTCAGTCAAAACCCACCTTCAAAAAAGATCTGAGAAATCCCCTCACTAATGTTTCCAATGGCTTGTTGTATTTGGACTGGAGTAAAACCTTTGGCTAAAGAGCACTTCACTCAGTTTAAGATGTTTCACACTTTCAAAGCTGCTCGGGAGAGACTTTTCCTCAAATCAAGAGGGCAGCTAATGACTTATTAGCAAATAGGTCCTGGCAGGAGGTTACCTCAGATTTCTGGTCCTTGGCGGAGGGCAGCGTAGGAGGGAAACTTGCCATGGGTTTGTAAGAAATGCCAAAGGGAGAACATGAGCTTGTGTGGACACAGGGAGCAAGCGAGGGAGAGATGGACTGACTGCTGTGACTTCCCCGCAGGTCCCCCCGCAGAGGGCAGGAGAGATGGCCGGCCCAAGGCCTCGGTGGCGTGACCAGCTGCTGTTCGTGAGCATCATAGTCCTCGTGGTTGTGGTCATCTGCCTGATGTTATACGCTCTTCTCTGGAAGGCTGGCAACCTCACTGACCTGCCCAACCTGAGAATCGGCTTCTACAACTTCTGCCTGTGGAATGAGGACACCGGCACCCTACAGTGTCACCAGTTCCCTGAGCTGGAGGCCCTGGGGATGCCTCAGGTTGGCCTGGCCCTGGCCAGGTTTGGTGTGTACGGGGCCCTGGTCCTCACCCTCTTTGccccccagcctctcctcctAGCCCGGTGCAACAGTGATGAGAGAGCGTGGCAGCTGGCAGTGGGCTTCCTGGCTGTGTCCTCCGTGCTGCTGGCCGGCGGCCTGGGCCTCTTCCTCTTCTATGTGTGGAAGTGGGTCAGGCTCTCCCTCCCGGGGCCTGGGTTTCTAGCTCTGGGCAGTGCCCAGGCCTTACTCATCCTCTTGCTTGTGGCCACGGCTGTGTTCCCTCTGAGGGCTGAGAGGGCTGAGAGCAAGCTTGAGAGCTGCTAAAGGCTTATGTGATTGCAAGGGTTCAGTTCCAACCATGGTCAGAGGTGGCACATCTGCTCAGCCATCTCATTCTACAGCTAACGCTGATCTCCAGCTCCAGCGATGGAACCCACTACAGAGGAGGTGGGGCCCCCGTGTCAAAGAGGCCGAGGGGCAGCAAGGGCAGCCAGGGCACCTGCGGCTTCTTAGTATAAGATTGTTTGTCCTTCAGGACTTCCAAGGCTCCCAAGTACTCCCTAAACCACGCAGCTCATGGTCACACCAATTCCTGCTTTAATTAATGGATCTGAGCAAATCTTCCTCTAGCTtcaggagggtggggagggagtgaTTGCCGTCATGGGGCCAGACTTCCAGGCTGATTTGCCAAATGCCAAACTGAAACCTAGCAAAGACTTATGGCAATAAACAAGGACATTAAAAGAGTGAGCACCTCAGTGTCTCCGGGGGCATGGTTAAGGAGCTTCCACTCGGCCCACCATGGTGAGCGGGCCGCCATAAGCCATCACTGGAACTCCAACCCCAGAGGTCCAGCAGTGATCTCTGAGTGACTCAACAAAGACAGGACACATGGGGTACAAAGACAAGCCTTGACTGCTTCAAAGCTTCCCTGGACCTGAAGCCAGACAGGGCAGAGGTGTCCGCTGACAAATCACTCCCATGATGAGACCCTGGAGGACTCCAAATCCTTGCTGTGAACAGGACTGGATGGTTGCACACATACAAACGCTGCCACCCTCCACTTCCCAACCCGGAACTTGGAAAGACATTAGCACAACTTACGCATTGGGGAACTGTGTGTATTTTCCAGCACCTGTGTATTGGAAAACCTGTATGGCAAGTGATTTATTCATATATTCCTGTCCAATGCCACACTGAAAACAAAGGCAGAAACATGTACTCTGGTGTGATCCTTGTCCTCAGTGTCTCTTCTGGGCTCCTGTCCCTCTTGCTTTATAGCTAGCTGCCCAGGGACCAAGGTACAGGTGATAGCAAGGTAGCAGCTTGTGGGAGGAGGCCTGTCTGGCTTACCAGTCTAtacactgtggcctcaacctcccagacagggcagagAACTGTGGGCAGCTCGTTTGTTTTCTAGGCTGGCTGGAGAGGTGGGAGCTCATTGATAGACTCATGATGGAAACTGTTTTTGAAATTTCAAGCTTCCTCCTTCAGGAGGGATCATGCGGACTAAACT
This window of the Pongo abelii isolate AG06213 chromosome 6, NHGRI_mPonAbe1-v2.0_pri, whole genome shotgun sequence genome carries:
- the TMEM140 gene encoding transmembrane protein 140, with the translated sequence MAGPRPRWRDQLLFVSIIVLVVVVICLMLYALLWKAGNLTDLPNLRIGFYNFCLWNEDTGTLQCHQFPELEALGMPQVGLALARFGVYGALVLTLFAPQPLLLARCNSDERAWQLAVGFLAVSSVLLAGGLGLFLFYVWKWVRLSLPGPGFLALGSAQALLILLLVATAVFPLRAERAESKLESC